A stretch of the Janthinobacterium sp. B9-8 genome encodes the following:
- a CDS encoding WD40/YVTN/BNR-like repeat-containing protein, protein MKLISIMMMKLVKWLVLGFFCLVVLIASIYGLYKAFSIWTFEKEIMRNDKPYGGGDLRVKNRDLLVFKPIEPLTKIKEVKDWKDPNVAEFAEPWMYDVKEVSNRSSVRLLRGAIENDVKRIFEQRGQNGGWWVSPDWKTIYVTTEWMNYKLPNGPDGYGQAWHTLWRSQDGGDNWQQLKWPELINAGQPLFLADGKRGYLIAWDMRVWRTQDSGDHWEELKLPAWANQQLHPNPDGNGFSPWVKDTRARFDAFDLASNGTLRLSFFVKKAQLGKQLINNSSLVYALPWGISENDLFNKWINPETILPMEVVRDIKSDKQEGQHLITLQGMPIDWQKTGDVQRIRLANYVYLNKGKEVLRHVFPEYVKPGALFIGNKNELVLAADKKKKGQIMSDSMTMVSKDMGKSWDEFVDGSAYAWYYEAEVNRIWKYETYSLYRRDL, encoded by the coding sequence ATGAAACTGATTTCAATAATGATGATGAAGTTAGTTAAATGGCTGGTATTGGGTTTTTTTTGTTTGGTGGTTTTAATTGCGTCTATTTATGGCTTATACAAGGCATTTTCTATATGGACGTTTGAAAAAGAAATTATGCGCAATGACAAACCATATGGTGGTGGTGATTTGCGTGTCAAGAATAGAGATTTGCTGGTATTTAAGCCAATTGAACCGCTGACAAAAATTAAAGAAGTTAAAGACTGGAAAGACCCCAATGTTGCAGAATTTGCAGAGCCTTGGATGTATGATGTTAAAGAAGTTAGTAATCGTTCAAGTGTACGTTTATTACGAGGCGCAATTGAAAATGATGTAAAGAGAATTTTTGAGCAGCGTGGTCAAAATGGTGGGTGGTGGGTTTCTCCTGATTGGAAAACTATTTATGTAACAACAGAGTGGATGAATTATAAGTTGCCAAATGGTCCCGATGGTTACGGGCAGGCTTGGCATACGCTGTGGAGATCTCAAGATGGTGGTGATAATTGGCAACAATTGAAATGGCCGGAATTGATTAATGCAGGTCAGCCTTTGTTTTTGGCAGATGGAAAGCGTGGTTATTTAATTGCTTGGGATATGCGTGTATGGCGCACTCAGGATAGTGGAGATCATTGGGAAGAATTGAAGCTACCTGCATGGGCGAATCAACAATTACACCCTAATCCTGACGGAAATGGGTTTTCTCCTTGGGTAAAAGATACACGTGCTCGGTTTGATGCCTTCGATTTAGCGTCCAATGGTACTTTGAGGTTGTCTTTTTTCGTAAAGAAGGCACAATTAGGTAAACAACTAATTAATAATTCAAGCTTGGTCTATGCATTGCCGTGGGGTATCTCTGAAAATGATTTATTTAATAAATGGATAAATCCAGAAACTATTTTACCAATGGAAGTTGTTCGGGATATAAAGTCTGATAAGCAAGAAGGTCAGCACCTTATTACTTTACAGGGCATGCCGATTGACTGGCAAAAAACAGGGGACGTTCAACGTATTCGTTTAGCTAATTATGTCTATTTAAATAAAGGGAAAGAAGTGTTGCGACATGTTTTTCCTGAGTACGTTAAACCAGGAGCATTGTTTATTGGTAATAAAAACGAGCTTGTTTTGGCTGCAGATAAAAAGAAAAAAGGACAAATTATGAGTGATTCCATGACGATGGTGAGTAAAGATATGGGGAAAAGCTGGGATGAATTTGTCGATGGGTCTGCTTACGCTTGGTATTATGAGGCAGAAGTTAATCGGATATGGAAGTATGAAACCTATTCCTTATATCGCCGTGATTTATAA
- the tssH gene encoding type VI secretion system ATPase TssH has product MSTPLKALISRLTPTARRAVEEAASRALSRTHFEIEIEHVVLAILAQDDNAGVAALHSLGLSLDQLEKELDAALDRFRTGNTRNPVLSTWLPKWLEKAWMLASVELGQDSVSTLDLLLALVQDDALRATLQGSSATLAKMDGKRALQGYVALRQHGNEAATSSENLPSDEAPDMNLDQPAPRRGSPGLDKYTIDLTAQARLGKIDPVLGRETEIRQMIDILQRRRQNNPILTGEPGVGKTAVVEGLALKIVSGEVPPVLSGVTLRTLDLGLLQAGASVKGEFENRLRQVIDEVKASPVPIILFIDEAHTLIGAGGAAGQNDAANLLKPALARGELRTIAATTWAEYKKYFEKDAALARRFQVVKVDEPAPEIAVQMVRGLTDAMATHHEVVIMNEAVVAAVHLSSRYITGRQLPDKAISVLDTACARVALSRSGRPAPIENVEVLIANIEREIKALQTEEGHGERIAELTGQREILEGDLQQLQSAWAVQQQVINEIEALKAAAADAKPAKGKKVSPLQAKRTSLRELQKQHQLAYECVDESVIADVISGWTGIPLGRMVSNELVQVQKLASLLAERVIGQDHALEQIAERVQIAKANLDDPSKPKGVFMLVGPSGVGKTETALALAESLYGGERNLITINMSEYQEAHSVSGLKGSPPGYVGYGEGGVLTEAVRRKPYSVVLLDEVEKAHPDVMELFFQVFDKGLLEDSEGREVDFKNTIILLTSNTGTDLLMRACEHGVTVEDVTRDPTADDLIEILRPTLQKAFKPAFLGRLTIVPYFPISDEVLRKIVALKLAKIARRIAQNHGAVLEYPSELVESIANRCMDVDSGARDADAILTRTVLAQISTDLLARMSVGKPVKKIVLSLKNDEVKVKIS; this is encoded by the coding sequence ATGTCTACCCCCCTTAAAGCTCTTATCTCCCGTCTTACTCCTACAGCCCGTCGTGCGGTAGAGGAGGCGGCTAGTCGTGCTTTGTCGCGCACTCATTTTGAGATTGAAATTGAACACGTTGTGCTGGCGATTCTGGCTCAGGACGATAATGCGGGGGTGGCGGCTTTGCATTCCTTGGGTTTGAGCCTAGATCAGCTGGAAAAAGAGCTGGATGCGGCGCTAGATCGCTTTCGCACCGGCAATACGCGTAATCCGGTGTTGTCTACTTGGCTGCCAAAGTGGTTAGAAAAAGCATGGATGCTGGCGAGTGTAGAGCTAGGGCAGGATTCGGTTTCTACTTTGGATTTGCTGCTGGCGCTGGTGCAGGATGATGCTTTGCGCGCCACCTTACAGGGCAGCTCGGCCACGCTGGCTAAGATGGATGGCAAGCGCGCTTTGCAGGGCTATGTGGCTTTGCGTCAGCATGGCAATGAGGCGGCGACTAGTTCAGAGAACCTGCCTTCTGATGAAGCGCCAGATATGAATCTGGATCAGCCTGCGCCGCGCCGTGGTAGCCCGGGGCTGGATAAATATACGATTGATTTAACTGCGCAAGCGCGTTTGGGCAAGATTGATCCGGTGCTGGGGCGTGAGACCGAGATTCGCCAGATGATCGATATTCTGCAACGCCGCCGCCAAAACAACCCGATTTTAACCGGCGAGCCGGGCGTGGGTAAAACCGCCGTGGTGGAAGGCCTGGCGCTTAAAATTGTGAGCGGTGAAGTACCACCGGTGCTGAGCGGTGTGACTTTACGTACCTTGGATTTGGGCTTGCTGCAAGCGGGTGCTTCGGTAAAAGGCGAGTTTGAAAACCGCTTACGTCAGGTGATTGATGAAGTTAAAGCCAGCCCTGTGCCGATTATTCTATTTATTGATGAGGCGCATACGCTGATTGGTGCGGGCGGTGCGGCCGGGCAAAATGATGCGGCTAATCTGTTAAAGCCTGCCTTGGCACGTGGTGAATTACGCACGATTGCGGCCACTACATGGGCAGAATATAAAAAATACTTTGAAAAAGACGCCGCGCTGGCGCGACGTTTTCAAGTGGTAAAAGTGGACGAACCCGCACCAGAAATTGCGGTGCAAATGGTGCGCGGCCTGACCGATGCGATGGCTACGCACCACGAAGTGGTGATTATGAATGAGGCGGTGGTGGCCGCGGTGCATCTATCTAGCCGCTATATCACGGGCCGTCAGTTGCCGGATAAGGCCATCAGCGTGCTCGATACCGCCTGCGCCCGCGTGGCTTTGTCGCGCTCTGGCCGCCCAGCGCCGATCGAAAATGTGGAAGTGCTGATCGCCAATATCGAACGTGAAATCAAGGCGCTTCAAACCGAAGAAGGCCATGGCGAAAGAATTGCCGAGCTGACTGGTCAGCGTGAAATCTTAGAAGGTGATTTACAGCAGTTGCAATCTGCATGGGCGGTGCAACAGCAGGTGATTAATGAAATTGAAGCACTAAAAGCTGCGGCGGCCGATGCAAAGCCTGCCAAGGGCAAGAAAGTCAGCCCGCTGCAAGCCAAGCGCACCTCGCTGCGCGAGCTGCAAAAGCAGCATCAGCTGGCTTACGAATGCGTGGATGAAAGCGTGATTGCCGATGTGATTTCCGGCTGGACGGGCATCCCATTGGGCCGCATGGTCAGCAATGAATTGGTGCAGGTGCAAAAGCTGGCGAGCTTGCTGGCGGAAAGGGTGATCGGTCAGGATCATGCCTTAGAGCAAATCGCCGAGCGCGTGCAAATTGCCAAGGCCAATCTGGATGATCCAAGCAAGCCTAAGGGCGTGTTTATGCTGGTTGGCCCTTCTGGCGTGGGTAAAACTGAAACGGCGCTGGCTTTGGCTGAATCTTTATACGGTGGTGAGCGTAATCTGATTACGATTAATATGTCAGAATACCAAGAGGCGCATAGTGTGTCGGGCCTGAAAGGCTCGCCTCCGGGTTATGTGGGTTATGGCGAGGGCGGTGTGCTGACTGAAGCGGTGCGTCGTAAGCCTTATTCGGTGGTGTTGCTGGATGAAGTCGAAAAAGCCCACCCTGATGTGATGGAGTTGTTTTTCCAAGTGTTTGATAAGGGCCTGCTGGAAGACAGCGAAGGGCGCGAAGTCGATTTTAAAAACACCATCATTCTACTGACATCCAATACTGGCACCGATCTGCTGATGCGCGCTTGCGAGCATGGCGTCACAGTTGAAGATGTAACGCGTGACCCAACGGCTGATGATCTGATTGAAATTCTGCGCCCAACCTTACAAAAAGCCTTTAAGCCGGCGTTTCTTGGCCGCCTGACGATCGTGCCTTACTTCCCGATTTCGGATGAAGTATTACGTAAGATTGTGGCGCTGAAGCTGGCAAAAATCGCCCGCCGTATCGCGCAAAACCACGGCGCTGTATTGGAGTATCCAAGCGAGCTGGTTGAATCCATTGCCAACCGCTGCATGGATGTAGACAGCGGCGCACGCGATGCCGATGCGATTCTGACTCGCACCGTGCTGGCGCAGATTTCTACAGATTTGCTGGCCAGAATGTCGGTAGGCAAGCCGGTGAAAAAGATTGTGCTTTCACTGAAAAATGATGAAGTAAAAGTAAAAATTAGTTAA